The DNA region ACTCAAAATTGACAATTGCACCACCAATGCGATGAGGGGAAGATATGCTAGATTGTGCATATGTGCACAACTAGGAAAACAATTACCAAAATATATTATGATTGGTCATCACCTACAGGAAATTCAATACGAGGGAGGTACACAAGTATGCACAACTTGTGGCGTACTGGGACACACCGTGCATATATGACCCTATAACAAAAACGATGCAGCAGATCAGGAACAAGGAAATGCAACCATCAAAAAAGAACAATCAACGGAGAGCAAAAAACCGGCACAACCAAGACAACCGGTACAGAGGCGGAGTACCTGAGAGATCATCTTCCCAGTTCAATGGATATCCAAATCCACTCAACATTCCACACCTACTATGTCCAAGCAACATTTCTACCGGTCCAAGCAATAGTGAGTCAGCAATACTCCTACTCACCAATCCGCTTTCCCCAAGCTTATGCGGATTACTAGGAAGCATCTCACCATTACTTGGGGGGAACTTCAAACCAAACCCTCAACCGGCTTGAAACATAAACCTACTCAGATAACATGCCGTAATACTGCTCGCGAATACAAATCTACTGACACACCTCGTAAGCCGGGCTTGTACTCATACATGCAAAGCCAGTTGACACTCTAAACATTACAAGTCTAGGAGATAGGTGCACTCGAGTTAATCCAGCAGCTCAGCTTGTTTAACACCACCCAGGAGGATGCCACAGATGGGAACAACAATGGAGGCAACTTATTGCACTCATCAACGGAGAAGGAAATAGAGATGGAGCCACTGCCATTTTTTCCAGAGAACTTAGACCTTGAAGAAGACCACTAAATCCCACAAAAATAGGTGGAACACGTGGTTCCACAGTTGGATCCAGAGCTATTGTTTCATATGTCACCGGAGGAAATCAAATTTACCAAAGATTAGAAGAAGAGGATGAGGAGTTAAACTCCCTAGATCTGATACCACAGACGATAAAACTGGGCAGCTCCCTATCCTTGAGCTTGCACAAAAATGAGGGAAAATGATATATTGTGACGATTCCAAGAGAGACTCTAATAGTAGCTTTTAACATCAGAAACTTCCCCTTGACCCTACTCCACAAATATGCCCTATTAATGATACCAACCAAAACAGAAGAGGATATACCAATGGTGAAAGGAGCATTACACCCACTAATAGCCCACTTGGAGATCTCCCTAGCACACAGAGGGTGCTCGATCACCCCGTTAAACCAGAAATGAAAGGGCTTCTATGGAACTGCAGGGGTTGTAACAACCCCAATTTTTGGAGAAACTTTAAGGCAATAGTTGAATGGAACAACCCATCTATGTCTGTCCCATTGAAACAAAAATGGATAACCATGATGATCTGTTGGAATTTATCAAATTTACAGATATGTTTGAAATCCGTGCAAATGGCTTCTTTGGCGGTGTGGCGTTCATGTGGAAAAGCAATCAAGTTACCATAGATCCAGTCGCCATCACGGACCAAGGAATTCATGTGAATGTGCAGGTCAACCCATCTTCACCATCTTGGTTGCTTTCCTTAATTTATGCAAGCACACTATTTAACaataggattttttttattttttttttgggaaaaccTAAAGGCAGTAGGCAAAACAAGACAACAACCTTGACCTTGGCTTCTTTGTGGAGACTTGAATGAAGTCATCTCAACCACTGAAAAATATAGGGGTAAccctaataataataatagaattgCGGCTTTTATAGAATGCTTAGACAGTACGAAAATGATAGATCTGGGTTTTACCGGAAGTAAATACACCTGGACgaacaaaaggaaaaaagagaCAATATTATTTTAGAACACTTGGACAAATTCTTTGCAAATTATGATTGGTTGAATTATTCCTTGAAAATACTGTCACCCATCTACCGCGTACTCACTCTAACCATTGTCTTATCATTCTTAACACTGACAAAACTATAGGAAACCCAAACCTCTTTTTCAATTTGAAACCATGTGGCTTAGACTCCTAATTTCAACCCCCTTGTGGATCACCATTTGTACAATAATTTTGAATACTTTAGAACCATCACTGACTTTACCAAACATGCACGACACTAGAATAAAGAAacttttgggaatatcttccacAGGAAAAAATCCTCTTCAAGAGAATCGCGGGCATTCAAAAAATGGACCcaaaccaaaaaaataatttccacTATGACCTAGAAGGAAAGCTtattaatgatttttttttttaaaaaaaaattatagtccCATGGGACTATTTTGTATTTATTAAATCAAAAAGGTCCAGCAGAAGTACAgaaatgcaaaaaacaaaaaTGCATGGACTAAAAGTTGAAAGCTACTAAAACATGTAAAAGCCCTAAAACATTGGTACTTTCCTAAACTATGTTGTCTCCTCCATCTGAGGTGAACTCCAACAGTGAAGCTCCTCCGATCGTTGTTGCTGATTCTCTGCAATTTCCATCGTTGTTGTTCCACCTCAAGCAAGATAACCTTCCACTTATTGTTTATCTGTTGTTGTTCTGGTCGAAATCTCAATATCCCActcttcttcatgattttcctcttCTTGTTAGTACTGTGGTTGATTCCCAAATCGGAGCTCTCCTACAAATGATCAAGTGTTCTTTTGCTCAAACCCTCTTGTATTCGCTCCGGTAAGCTCTTCTTCATCTCTTTTGCATATTTCGCAGAACCCCTTTCATGTTGGTGTTTGTTTGTTTGGTTATTTGTTGTGCAATCTTTTCCTATGTGATTTGCCTTTCGATTTCTCTGATTGTTCACAATAGATGATGAATTTTGTCTATACCCAGATCTGAGAGTCATTTTTGTGTTCTGCTTTTTCTCAATGTGTAAATCTTCCTGCTTTTTGTGTATTCTGATGCCCTTTGTGTGGTTTTTATGTGACTTTCCTTTGCTCTTCCTTGTAGTAAGTTGTGTTGACATTTCTGTCATCCCCTTATGTATGTTCTCCATGGTATTTGTTAAATTATAGTTCTAATCCTCAGGTAAAGTATTTGGGATTTATCACTCTTAATGATCTTTCTTTGTTCCACCTCCATTTCCATAAAACTATAGTATCTCAAATTTCCCTTGTCCAAGGCCTGGTTTGCTAGGGAATCTACAAATTTATTCCCTTCCCTTAACATGTGCTCATATCTGATTTGTATATCTCTGCTCATTTCAACAATTTCCTCCACCCATTCAAGTATATTCCAAGGTGGTTTTCATTCATCTGAAAGAATCTGTGTTAACAATTTGGAGTCAGTCTGTATTATAATGAAATGTAAATATTTTCTTTTACAATACTTGATTGCCTCCAAAATTGCTATAGTTTCAGCCTCAATGTTTGAAGTGTAACCAATCTCTTCAGCCTGAGCATACATTAGATCTCCTGAATTGTTCCTTAAGCAAAAACCATAAGAACTCCTACCAGGATTTCCTCTGGAtgccccatctgtattgcacATAATCTATCTCTCCGGAGGGAATTTCCATAGTACCTTAGTGACCTTCAATCTAGTTGTTCCTTCCTCTAATACTTATATCATATCTCTCCATCTGTGTGGGACCTTTTTCATAGAAGGATTCCTAACTTGCACCAGTCTTTGAATTGTTAAGTACACCTGATAAATGACTCCAACCACAGatttattgtcacaccctaattccgctagggtgtgatgggcacccggccccatatccgaagccgagcgaacccacagacctttgggaCACTCATCATCTtagtagactttttaaatcagataaaaataaaatatataataaattctcAAAATATGGTTGTTCGATGCTTTCAGAATCAAAcagaatctataatcatacagaatttaacacataatacagaatgacatatcggctgatgaagccgcatacacaactgacatactatacccacgactctgtttgcaaagtctctacatCAATCCAGAAGAATCACACGTacgaactctgactcggcagcactccaggagcaaatggagcttgccaactctacTGGGACATCCTCTATAGTAActccacatcatctgggtgtacctgcgcggcatgaaacgcatcccccgaagaaaagggggtcagtacggaatatgtactgagtatgtaaagcataaggtacaataaacagaatcataatctgagcaGGGAGTACAGAAAAATAATTGCAATAACCggaatatcaaaatacttactcACAGAACACAGGTAATGCATGTcggaacatatgccatatccggccccattatgggacacggtgaacagaacgtggtcgccaccccgtcactggcgccacaacacagcatactctagAGTAGGGattagctccgtaacatatcatatcatatcagaatgtgcacatatcaaacatatcagatggccatatcatatcatatcatcatataccagaatgtgtgtacatggcacaggaTACTCcgcaacccatgtacatgtatacctgtcccctcacatcgaggcatggcgaacaatgcagtggaatacgcgtgataacatatcccggcccgggctcagtgagggAAACATTGAGGtgtccacgagtggagtagtgagaaactatatgc from Lycium barbarum isolate Lr01 chromosome 10, ASM1917538v2, whole genome shotgun sequence includes:
- the LOC132613473 gene encoding uncharacterized protein LOC132613473 codes for the protein MLSPPSEVNSNSEAPPIVVADSLQFPSLLFHLKQDNLPLIVYLLLFWSKSQYPTLLHDFPLLVSTVVDSQIGALLQMIKCSFAQTLLYSLRIGTLVVISSLLDCLDDLRFR